The segment CGTAAAAACCGATAAATCTAGCGCTTTTTTCGATTTTTTACCCCTCTACAAATGTTCATATGCTTTCCGGAGGAGTATATATGAGATATAGTTGGACAGGGTGCCTTACTTGTCAGTGAGTGGTCATTCCGAACTTCATAATGGCGAAATCGAAGAAGCTATCATATTGTCGTTTGGCTCAGCCATTATTGAATTCGAAGAAACGTTGTTCCAGAAAGTTCTGCTCATATCAGGAAAGCAGTCCCTCATGACCATGGACATGTTCAGAAAACATCTTCAGGAAATGCATGCCAAAGGATATGTCAAACCGGTAATTTTTCACGGCAAAAAATGTTGGAGGAAAATGGTCGTACTTGACGAAATTCAGCAAGATCTAACCCCCAGAGAAGTTAGAGAGACGATTTCTAGGGGTAAGAGCTATCAATCAAAAGCAAGGACTACACCTAGCGGGGAGGAAAAGGTTGTCAGTGAATCACGTGAAATTGCCGACCAGATACTGTCCCATCTACAAGAGAAGCTTAGTTCGGGGGGTAAATTCCGACTTGACAAGAAAACCACATTGCGGCAGGAGACGGAGAAAATGCGTCGGGCGCTTGCCAACTCACCCCGGGCGTTTCTTGATTATGTGAGAATTCATTTGCCGACGCTCTATGAACCAATGAAGGAATTACTTATGTCGAAAGGAGAGGACGTCATGCTACCAGCTTTTCGAATAGCCGAATGTATGTTGGCTGAGAGGTAAGTGGCTAGTATCTTCGTTGAACCAGAAACTCTGATAGCTCGATAAAGAAATTCTTGTAATCTTTATCAAAAGCTGGAGTCGCACTGTCAAGCGCATCCTGTCCTGAATCCAGAAGCTCATTCATTCGTGCTTTTGCTGCTTCAAGAGCGCCGGTATCAACGAATATGTCTTTGACTTCCTGAACTTCTTCTGAAGACATCTCGGGTGTTCCTAGAAGCTCCTCTAACCGTTCCCTTGTATCTGGTTCTGTTCTTCGAAACGCCTCTAGCACGAGCATAGTCCGCTTACCTTCACGTATATCGCCTTCTGTTGGTTTGCCTGTTACTTCTTCATCTCCAAACGAACCCAAGATATCATCTTGAATTTGAAAAGCTTGGCCAACTCTCACACCAAATTCACTAAGGGCTTCCATCTGTGAATCCGTGGCTCCTGCAATTGCTGCGCCTATAAGAAGGGAATTCTCGAAAAGAATGGCAGTCTTCAAACGAATCATTTCAAGATACGTTTCGGGTGAAGGATTATGACTTCCGACCATATGCATTTCCAGAAGTACCCCATCAACCAATCCTTGATACGCCGTCTGATAATAATGCAGACATTTCGTATTCACTTCAGGAGGGAGATTCGCTGCAGTTATTGTCTGGGCGCCTATGTTGAGTAATGAATCACCACCTATTATTGCCATTGTCATACCAAAATGCTGAGCCTTCTTCTCGATATCCTTTACCTTGTTCTTGTACCAATCACGATATAGGGCATGAAAGGTGGGACCCCCTCGCCGAGTTTCGTCATTATCGATGAGATCATCGTGGAGAAGGGAACCGTTGTGTAGAAACTCTACAGAGCAGGCCGCAAGGTAGAGATTCTCTACCTCGTTTCGTTCCTTGATCGCCTTGTAACCGGTAGAAACTAGAATTGGTCGTAACCGCTTGCCGCCCCGCATCATGTATTCTTTCACGTGACCGTAGTACTTCCGGTGAACATCACCAAGCCTGCTAACCTCTTCGATTCGTGAGTCTAGGTACTC is part of the Candidatus Thorarchaeota archaeon genome and harbors:
- a CDS encoding polyprenyl synthetase family protein encodes the protein MTGYQEIVDAEYELVNEALEEYLDSRIEEVSRLGDVHRKYYGHVKEYMMRGGKRLRPILVSTGYKAIKERNEVENLYLAACSVEFLHNGSLLHDDLIDNDETRRGGPTFHALYRDWYKNKVKDIEKKAQHFGMTMAIIGGDSLLNIGAQTITAANLPPEVNTKCLHYYQTAYQGLVDGVLLEMHMVGSHNPSPETYLEMIRLKTAILFENSLLIGAAIAGATDSQMEALSEFGVRVGQAFQIQDDILGSFGDEEVTGKPTEGDIREGKRTMLVLEAFRRTEPDTRERLEELLGTPEMSSEEVQEVKDIFVDTGALEAAKARMNELLDSGQDALDSATPAFDKDYKNFFIELSEFLVQRRY